The Trichoderma breve strain T069 chromosome 2, whole genome shotgun sequence DNA segment CATATCTATCAGTCGTTTACACCCTCATAACGGCTGCGTGGTGTTTGGACAATCCACACTGGGTTGATATTTGGAATGGGTCACCTTTGCTCGCGAGATTTACTCCTCCAGACTCTTTTATAACCCCCCAAGGCTACTTCCGCAATGCAACCATCAGACAGACATTACACCTGACCTTGGCAACCGGTGTATTCCGGGTAAAGCTTTCCAATGAATTCGGTTCATCCCCTCTAGAGGTAACCGCGAGTACAGCTGCATTGACCGCAAACAATACAGCTGGAAGCGACAGTATTGATGCCAGCAGCCTACAGCGGCTCACCTATAGTGGCGCCTCTTCCATTGTCATTCCTGCTGGTGGTACTGTTCTTTCGGATCCAATCAATCTATCCACCAGCACCCAACAACATCTCAGCGTTTCGCTCTACCTTGCCAAGGGCCAGATTGGTACAAATACCACGTCGCATGATGTTTCGCATACAACCACCTGGCTGGGATTTGGAGATCAAACGGCGAATCAACATATCAACGGCGGATCCTCTGTTACCCACTGGTACTATGTCACAGAAGTGCAGGGCCAGCTTCCTGCAACATCAAGTGCATTGATCTGTATCGGAGATAGCATAACAGATGGCACAGGCTCCACCACAAACGGGAATGACCGCTGGGTAGACGATCTTTTCCGTCGAACTCAGGCAGCCCCAGCAACTAAAAACATCGCTGTTCTGAATGCAGGGATCGGTGGAAATCACCTTGTGACATCTCCTGGGCAGGGTCCATCTGCATTAG contains these protein-coding regions:
- a CDS encoding GDSL-like lipase/Acylhydrolase family domain-containing protein; its protein translation is MKLSYLSVVYTLITAAWCLDNPHWVDIWNGSPLLARFTPPDSFITPQGYFRNATIRQTLHLTLATGVFRVKLSNEFGSSPLEVTASTAALTANNTAGSDSIDASSLQRLTYSGASSIVIPAGGTVLSDPINLSTSTQQHLSVSLYLAKGQIGTNTTSHDVSHTTTWLGFGDQTANQHINGGSSVTHWYYVTEVQGQLPATSSALICIGDSITDGTGSTTNGNDRWVDDLFRRTQAAPATKNIAVLNAGIGGNHLVTSPGQGPSALERIKSIIAQPGVRYIAILDGVNDIGHVAKTAAAQDALYDQMVQALEEIIDEVHQAGLPIFGGTLTPSFYDPPSNPDTSNYADPQRAATRNRLNLWIKNEAKFDYVIDYAAVLADPGNPDSYKAQYAFTNYIHPNVAGHQAMADAWDLRVFQQFSGTSASFFLEEENDIHGPSQ